The following coding sequences are from one Shewanella violacea DSS12 window:
- the punC gene encoding purine nucleoside transporter PunC, producing MNSVNNTKYFFFLSYLALLSMLGFIATDMYLPAFKAIEDTMQSSPAQVASTLTSFLAGLAIGQLMYGPLVQRIGKRNSLLVGLIIFAAASFSIASSETVFAFNVSRFFQAIGACSAGVIWQAIVIEKYDAAKAQRVFSNIMPLVALSPALAPLLGALVLESTGWQSIFLILTGLAVFLMLMTLIFVPKEVMQKHEASKTRAISNWGLLNNTKYLGNVIIFGACSGAFFAYLTLWPIVMEQHGFAAKEIGLSFIPQTIMFIFGGYANKILIRKLGTEKTLSVLLVAFAVSVLAIVASTLIFSVDTLLPLLISFSVLAAANGAIYPIVVNNALQEFTNNAAKAAGLQNFLQISIAFGASSLVAIWAAQGEVTIGWGILICALGVFAGYALSKQSSWTQVRANFTRTAVDSDKQIKTDRNR from the coding sequence ATGAATTCAGTAAATAATACCAAGTACTTCTTTTTTCTATCTTATTTAGCCTTGCTCAGCATGCTAGGCTTTATTGCCACCGACATGTATCTTCCTGCGTTTAAAGCGATTGAAGACACCATGCAATCATCACCCGCACAAGTAGCCAGTACGCTTACTAGCTTTCTTGCCGGTCTGGCCATTGGCCAGCTTATGTATGGTCCACTGGTTCAACGTATCGGTAAACGTAATTCCTTACTCGTAGGCTTAATCATCTTTGCTGCTGCTAGTTTCTCTATTGCATCCAGTGAAACCGTTTTCGCATTTAATGTATCACGTTTCTTTCAAGCCATAGGAGCATGTAGCGCTGGAGTTATCTGGCAAGCTATCGTCATAGAAAAGTACGATGCCGCCAAGGCGCAGAGGGTGTTCTCTAACATCATGCCCCTAGTGGCACTTTCACCAGCCTTAGCCCCCTTATTAGGCGCGTTAGTGCTAGAAAGCACAGGCTGGCAGAGTATTTTCTTGATTTTAACCGGGCTGGCAGTCTTCCTTATGTTGATGACCTTAATATTCGTGCCCAAAGAAGTTATGCAAAAGCATGAAGCAAGTAAGACACGAGCGATTTCAAATTGGGGCCTGTTAAATAATACTAAGTACCTAGGTAACGTGATTATTTTCGGTGCTTGTTCAGGTGCTTTCTTTGCTTATTTGACCCTATGGCCAATCGTCATGGAACAACATGGTTTCGCAGCCAAAGAAATTGGCCTGAGCTTTATTCCCCAGACTATTATGTTTATCTTCGGTGGTTATGCCAATAAAATACTCATCAGAAAACTAGGGACAGAAAAAACACTGTCAGTCTTACTGGTGGCATTTGCTGTGAGTGTACTAGCCATAGTGGCAAGCACACTGATATTTTCAGTGGATACCTTACTACCTCTATTAATCTCTTTCTCGGTTTTAGCGGCCGCTAACGGCGCTATCTACCCGATAGTCGTCAACAATGCGCTGCAAGAGTTTACTAATAATGCGGCGAAAGCGGCAGGTCTGCAAAACTTCTTACAGATCAGCATCGCATTTGGGGCTTCAAGCTTAGTTGCTATTTGGGCAGCCCAAGGTGAAGTCACAATAGGCTGGGGAATACTCATCTGTGCACTCGGTGTGTTTGCTGGATATGCCCTGAGTAAACAGAGCTCTTGGACACAAGTGAGAGCAAACTTTACCCGTACAGCTGTAGACAGTGATAAACAGATCAAAACAGATCGAAATAGGTAA
- the punR gene encoding DNA-binding transcriptional activator PunR, with product MLSEQSLQLIDMVSRVGSFTAAANKLHKVPSAVSYAVKQVEDELGVTLFERHHRSVSLTLAGEHFVKQTRVLLTNMAAMKDDTKRIANGWQPTLSIAFDNIVRADKISVLIADFYRNFTNVELIIRIEVFNGVWESIANGRSDIAIGATTAIPVGGEYHFRDMGEIEWTFVVSKHHPLSKLDRPLTDDELRQYPSICLEDTSREIPKRMTWLLDNQRRLVVPDWIRAINCFREGLGIGYIPLHFAEPFIKAGSLIQKEIERPKAPSPCCLAWNGANDSPAMSWVLDYLGDSEKLHNDWFI from the coding sequence ATGCTTTCTGAACAATCACTGCAATTGATTGATATGGTCTCACGAGTAGGCAGTTTCACTGCCGCAGCAAATAAACTGCACAAGGTACCTTCTGCAGTCAGTTATGCTGTAAAACAGGTAGAAGATGAGTTAGGTGTCACTTTATTTGAACGCCATCACCGCAGTGTCAGCTTAACCTTAGCCGGTGAACATTTCGTTAAACAAACCCGTGTTTTATTAACCAATATGGCCGCCATGAAAGATGATACAAAACGTATCGCCAATGGCTGGCAACCCACATTATCCATAGCCTTCGATAATATTGTCCGAGCAGACAAGATTAGCGTACTCATCGCCGATTTTTATCGCAACTTCACCAATGTCGAACTCATCATTCGTATCGAGGTGTTCAATGGGGTCTGGGAGTCCATCGCTAACGGTCGCAGTGATATCGCCATTGGCGCGACCACAGCGATTCCTGTCGGCGGCGAGTATCACTTCAGGGACATGGGCGAAATAGAGTGGACTTTTGTCGTCAGTAAGCACCACCCACTTTCTAAGCTAGATAGACCATTAACCGATGACGAATTACGTCAATACCCTTCTATCTGTCTTGAAGATACATCCCGTGAGATCCCTAAACGCATGACCTGGCTGTTAGATAACCAGCGCCGTTTGGTGGTTCCCGATTGGATCCGGGCTATCAACTGTTTCCGTGAAGGCCTGGGAATTGGCTATATCCCCCTGCACTTTGCCGAGCCATTTATCAAAGCTGGCTCCTTAATACAGAAAGAGATAGAGAGACCTAAGGCCCCTAGCCCATGTTGTCTGGCTTGGAATGGTGCCAACGACTCCCCTGCAATGTCTTGGGTACTGGATTATTTAGGTGATAGTGAGAAACTACACAATGACTGGTTCATATAA
- a CDS encoding Bax inhibitor-1/YccA family protein — MTQQTMYSTATSSLEMNKLLKNTYMLLSMTLAFSAVCAGLAMTLAISPMMSLGLSIGSLVLLFVTLKKADTGAGLFWVFAFTGMQGASLGYILNHYAGMANGPQLIMQALGLTSVVFVTLSGYAITTKKDFSFMRGFLIAGLVIAIVAGIANIFIGSGVVFMALNAGIALLMTGFILYDTSRIVNGGETNYIRATVSLYLDFINLFIALLHLMGIGGNDD, encoded by the coding sequence ATGACGCAACAAACAATGTATTCAACAGCTACTTCTTCGCTAGAAATGAATAAGCTTCTAAAAAACACTTACATGCTACTTTCAATGACATTAGCTTTCTCTGCCGTGTGTGCAGGACTAGCCATGACATTGGCCATAAGCCCCATGATGTCCCTCGGCCTATCGATTGGTAGTTTAGTCTTGTTATTTGTGACCTTGAAAAAAGCCGACACAGGTGCTGGCCTTTTTTGGGTATTTGCCTTTACCGGTATGCAAGGTGCGTCTCTTGGCTACATCCTCAATCATTATGCAGGCATGGCCAACGGTCCTCAGTTAATTATGCAGGCCCTAGGGTTAACTTCGGTGGTTTTCGTCACTCTTTCTGGATACGCCATTACCACTAAGAAAGATTTCTCCTTTATGCGTGGTTTCTTGATTGCCGGCCTAGTGATCGCAATCGTTGCGGGCATAGCAAATATCTTCATCGGCAGCGGTGTGGTATTTATGGCGTTGAATGCTGGTATTGCCTTACTCATGACTGGCTTCATTCTTTATGATACAAGCCGTATCGTAAACGGCGGTGAAACCAACTACATACGCGCAACTGTTTCTTTATACCTAGATTTTATCAACCTGTTTATTGCCCTGCTTCACCTTATGGGTATTGGCGGTAATGACGATTAA
- the tusD gene encoding sulfurtransferase complex subunit TusD: MSKFIIQVNGAAYPSSASYNAYHFTKSALESGHEVIRVFFYQDGVFNTNGLNSPASDEFDLTRAWVALSEKYQVDLVNCVSAALRRGIISETEAKESHVSHWNMQAPFTMGGLGELVTGLEVADRLVSF, translated from the coding sequence ATGAGCAAATTTATCATTCAGGTCAATGGCGCAGCTTATCCAAGTTCCGCCAGTTATAACGCCTACCATTTTACAAAGTCCGCCCTTGAATCGGGTCATGAGGTTATTCGTGTCTTCTTCTATCAAGATGGAGTGTTCAATACCAATGGCCTCAATAGCCCAGCATCCGATGAGTTTGACCTAACACGAGCATGGGTTGCCTTATCAGAGAAATACCAAGTCGACTTGGTTAATTGTGTCTCTGCCGCATTAAGGCGAGGCATCATTTCTGAGACGGAAGCAAAAGAAAGTCACGTTTCCCATTGGAACATGCAAGCTCCCTTCACTATGGGTGGCTTAGGTGAACTGGTCACGGGTTTAGAAGTTGCTGACCGATTGGTGAGTTTTTAA